The following are encoded together in the Arcticibacterium luteifluviistationis genome:
- a CDS encoding NAD(P)/FAD-dependent oxidoreductase yields MAEKLTIIGGGMTGLTAAYLAAKKGQKVQIVEGSDKIGGLLNTFEIGGNQLEHYYHHFFTQDAELHWLLKELNIAEQTGYYNTSMGVFRDGKLYGFNGIIDLLKFKPANLFDKFRWGLTSLYLGKVADPTKNENVSTLEWFYKYAGKGMTNALWKPMLDIKFGPYADKVPLTWMIGRLAQRLNSRKGGDERLAYIKGSWKTLLDTMKAELEKLGVEIITNEPVTELMVENNQIKGIKTKSLEISGGKYLVTIPSIFFDKVKGLPADFGGKNIEYFGAVCTILELKKSLSDIYWMNVADDGFPFGGIIEHTNMIPKEEYNGSHIVYLSRYFAMSEDLANMNEEEIKKVMVPPLKKINPEFSEDWIKNVFVFKTNTAATVCDLNFSEKVPACKTDIEGLYVANMTHIYPDERSTNNSIRVAAEACKVMGIDTSDVPYGASLSGKIGF; encoded by the coding sequence GTGGCAGAGAAACTTACGATTATAGGAGGAGGAATGACTGGTCTTACGGCAGCCTATTTGGCGGCAAAAAAAGGGCAGAAGGTTCAGATAGTGGAAGGAAGCGACAAAATAGGTGGCCTGCTAAATACTTTTGAAATAGGAGGGAATCAATTAGAGCATTATTATCATCACTTCTTCACACAAGATGCAGAATTACACTGGCTGCTAAAAGAACTTAATATTGCCGAGCAAACAGGTTACTATAATACCTCTATGGGGGTTTTTAGAGACGGAAAACTCTATGGCTTTAACGGAATAATTGATTTACTAAAGTTTAAACCTGCAAACCTATTTGATAAATTTAGATGGGGTTTAACGTCCCTTTATTTAGGAAAGGTGGCAGACCCAACCAAAAATGAAAATGTATCAACCCTAGAATGGTTTTATAAGTATGCAGGAAAAGGCATGACGAATGCCCTTTGGAAGCCCATGTTGGATATTAAGTTTGGGCCATATGCAGACAAAGTGCCGCTTACTTGGATGATTGGCCGACTGGCTCAAAGACTTAACTCTAGAAAGGGTGGAGACGAGCGACTAGCATATATTAAAGGAAGTTGGAAAACACTTCTAGATACCATGAAAGCGGAGCTAGAAAAGCTAGGTGTGGAGATTATTACAAATGAGCCTGTAACTGAGCTTATGGTGGAGAATAATCAAATAAAAGGAATTAAAACTAAGTCCTTAGAGATTAGCGGAGGTAAATATTTAGTAACCATTCCTTCTATTTTCTTTGACAAAGTAAAAGGTCTGCCTGCCGACTTTGGCGGAAAGAATATTGAATACTTTGGGGCGGTCTGCACCATTTTAGAACTTAAGAAATCGCTAAGTGATATTTATTGGATGAATGTGGCAGATGATGGCTTCCCGTTTGGAGGAATTATTGAGCATACCAACATGATACCGAAAGAGGAGTATAATGGCTCTCATATAGTTTATCTTTCTAGGTATTTTGCCATGAGTGAAGATTTGGCCAATATGAATGAAGAGGAAATTAAAAAGGTAATGGTGCCGCCATTGAAGAAAATCAATCCAGAGTTTTCTGAAGACTGGATTAAAAACGTATTTGTGTTCAAAACTAATACAGCGGCTACCGTTTGTGATTTGAATTTCTCTGAAAAAGTACCAGCTTGTAAAACGGATATTGAAGGATTATATGTGGCTAATATGACGCATATTTATCCAGACGAAAGAAGTACTAATAACTCTATTCGTGTAGCTGCCGAAGCCTGTAAGGTGATGGGAATTGATACTTCAGATGTTCCATATGGTGCATCTTTATCTGGGAAGATAGGTTTCTAG
- a CDS encoding 3-oxoacyl-ACP synthase III family protein — MSHLNIPNVSIRGLAATVPALRKDNLTDPLVTDAEKVLKNTGIQIRHVASESICASDLCEDAAKRLLTELKWYPEEVDCLIFVSQTPDYILPATATLLQERLGLSQGCYAIDIAMGCSGYVLGLSNIAALMQGGLFKKGLLLVGDTISRTCSPNDRSTYPLFGDAGSATALEFDKDAAEMKFSFGTDGSGKDAIIIKDGGFRSPFNSESLIRKEISDGISRTDADLVLDGMDVFSFGISKGPSSVKDLVSFFEIDMDSVDNFIFHQANLFMNEKIRKKLKIEEAKVPYSLRKFGNTSSATIPLTLVSERREALNKTSQKNIACAFGVGLSWASVYFETENLVIPEIGYLN; from the coding sequence ATGTCGCATTTAAATATACCTAATGTAAGTATTCGAGGCTTGGCCGCAACGGTTCCTGCCTTGAGGAAAGATAATCTAACAGACCCTTTGGTTACTGATGCTGAAAAGGTTCTAAAGAATACAGGTATTCAAATAAGACACGTGGCTTCAGAGAGTATTTGTGCTTCAGACTTATGTGAAGATGCCGCAAAGAGACTTTTAACAGAATTAAAGTGGTATCCAGAAGAGGTGGATTGTTTGATATTTGTTAGTCAAACGCCAGATTATATACTTCCAGCTACCGCAACTTTGCTTCAAGAAAGACTTGGCTTGTCTCAAGGCTGTTATGCTATTGATATTGCGATGGGTTGTAGTGGTTATGTTTTAGGCTTAAGCAATATTGCTGCATTAATGCAAGGTGGACTTTTCAAAAAAGGATTACTGCTGGTAGGTGATACTATTTCAAGAACATGCTCTCCAAACGACAGAAGTACTTATCCGTTATTTGGTGATGCGGGTTCCGCTACGGCTTTGGAGTTTGACAAGGATGCCGCAGAAATGAAGTTTAGTTTTGGTACTGATGGCTCAGGAAAAGATGCCATTATTATCAAAGACGGAGGATTTAGGAGCCCATTTAATTCAGAGTCTTTAATTCGAAAAGAAATTAGTGACGGAATATCCAGAACTGATGCCGATCTGGTGTTGGATGGGATGGATGTTTTTTCGTTTGGTATAAGTAAGGGGCCTAGCAGTGTAAAAGACTTGGTTTCTTTTTTTGAAATTGACATGGATTCCGTGGACAATTTTATATTTCATCAAGCAAATCTTTTTATGAATGAAAAGATTCGTAAAAAGCTAAAAATAGAGGAGGCAAAGGTGCCTTATTCTTTAAGGAAATTTGGTAATACCAGTTCGGCCACTATTCCATTAACCTTGGTTAGTGAAAGGCGAGAGGCTTTAAATAAGACTTCTCAGAAAAACATTGCCTGTGCTTTTGGCGTTGGTCTATCATGGGCGTCTGTCTACTTTGAAACAGAAAACTTGGTAATTCCGGAGATTGGATATTTGAATTAA
- a CDS encoding PglD-related sugar-binding protein, which translates to MKNLIIIGARGFGREVFDLAKNTQAFKDGEYIIKGFLDDKTDALEPYNGYPPILGGVETYEIEKDDVFVCALGTVQPKKHYAQLILDKGGEFINLVDLQANVRSDISHLKGVLIFSFVFVSVDVTLSDFVSIQHFACLGHDAKVGQWSHMSSYSTITGFTVLEEEVMLQTAAKVVPKKTVGKGSMVGAGSLVIKNVKPGESVFGSPARKM; encoded by the coding sequence ATGAAAAATCTTATCATTATAGGAGCAAGAGGTTTTGGGAGAGAAGTCTTTGACTTGGCTAAAAACACCCAAGCTTTTAAAGACGGTGAATATATAATCAAAGGCTTTCTGGATGACAAAACGGATGCTTTAGAGCCTTATAATGGCTACCCTCCAATTTTAGGAGGAGTGGAGACTTATGAAATTGAAAAGGATGACGTTTTTGTTTGTGCTTTGGGCACGGTACAGCCTAAAAAACACTATGCCCAGTTAATTTTAGATAAAGGTGGCGAATTTATTAATTTGGTTGATTTGCAAGCCAACGTCCGCTCAGACATAAGTCATCTTAAAGGTGTGCTAATATTTTCTTTTGTTTTCGTTTCGGTTGATGTGACCTTATCAGATTTTGTTTCTATCCAGCATTTTGCCTGCTTAGGTCATGATGCAAAGGTGGGTCAGTGGTCTCACATGAGTTCTTATAGCACTATTACAGGCTTTACTGTCTTAGAGGAAGAGGTGATGTTGCAAACAGCGGCAAAGGTGGTTCCTAAGAAAACGGTAGGGAAAGGCTCTATGGTAGGAGCAGGCTCTCTAGTGATAAAAAATGTTAAACCCGGTGAGTCTGTTTTTGGTAGCCCAGCCAGAAAAATGTAA
- a CDS encoding aromatic ring-hydroxylating oxygenase subunit alpha, with protein MSQFLSAIIPNEKYYEKSAFEQENQKVFQESWYYIGLTSSLAEKNDFITTDIGGKSVVIQNIKGVIKAFHNVCTHRFNKIKTERAGNGSLTCPYHGWSYNQDGIPFGIPLKKEFQGLDKESLQTLCLPEFKVDFCGKFVFVNVSNSEVSLEEFLGESAIKLKEISIMIGRKIEYHEIPNKANWKIVVENTLEGYHITNVHPTTFFKQGFTLKSEVDFEVQGQHTNMTLHLAESHKDDKKRAKFHKLLANRPFQPEGFFHQLVFPNLSIGSLFGITVYIGSIKSVSPDESVFAYELYETNLGEGELLSDAISEVVKFSSIEFTRTTLAEDKEICENVQKGMEQSNATKGVLNSSEIRIWEFQKSYMNLINK; from the coding sequence ATGTCTCAGTTTCTTTCTGCCATCATTCCGAATGAAAAGTATTATGAAAAGAGTGCATTTGAGCAGGAAAACCAGAAAGTTTTTCAAGAATCCTGGTATTATATAGGGCTAACAAGCTCTTTAGCAGAGAAGAACGATTTCATTACCACAGATATAGGTGGGAAATCGGTGGTGATTCAAAACATTAAGGGAGTAATTAAGGCTTTTCACAATGTTTGTACACATAGGTTTAACAAAATAAAAACGGAAAGGGCTGGAAATGGGTCCTTAACTTGCCCATATCATGGCTGGTCATATAATCAAGATGGAATCCCATTTGGAATTCCTCTAAAAAAAGAATTTCAAGGCTTAGACAAAGAGTCTCTTCAAACCCTCTGTTTACCAGAGTTCAAAGTTGACTTTTGTGGCAAGTTCGTTTTTGTCAATGTTTCAAATTCCGAAGTTTCCTTGGAAGAGTTTCTTGGTGAGAGTGCTATTAAGTTGAAGGAGATTAGCATAATGATTGGTAGAAAAATAGAATACCATGAAATTCCAAATAAGGCGAACTGGAAGATTGTAGTAGAAAACACATTAGAAGGTTATCACATCACTAATGTACACCCAACTACTTTTTTTAAACAGGGCTTTACCCTGAAATCAGAAGTTGATTTTGAGGTACAGGGTCAACACACCAACATGACTTTACATTTGGCAGAAAGCCATAAAGACGATAAGAAAAGAGCGAAGTTTCACAAGCTTTTAGCTAACAGACCATTTCAGCCAGAAGGCTTTTTTCATCAATTAGTGTTTCCTAACCTATCAATCGGTTCTCTATTTGGTATTACGGTCTATATAGGAAGTATAAAGTCAGTTTCGCCTGATGAATCTGTTTTTGCTTATGAACTTTATGAGACAAATCTAGGAGAAGGGGAACTACTATCAGACGCAATATCCGAGGTCGTTAAATTCTCTTCAATAGAGTTTACAAGAACTACTTTGGCTGAGGATAAAGAAATTTGTGAAAACGTCCAGAAAGGGATGGAGCAGTCAAACGCTACCAAAGGAGTATTGAACTCTTCAGAAATTAGAATTTGGGAGTTTCAAAAATCATATATGAATCTAATTAACAAATAA
- a CDS encoding glycosyltransferase family 2 protein, with amino-acid sequence MVANPMVSVVMITYNHELFIEESLLSILNQETSFEYEVIVGNDHSTDKTDSIVQSIIETHPKGYRVNYYNNNPNLGVTTNSKKALDMVRGKYMALCEGDDFWIDNQKLQKQVDFLEQNDDFAICFHNTRVDYFDKKVPSYYVNENIEKDVFTLDDMIGEDEIWFTATASLMIRSAAYGKTPDWLLTSKSGDIPIIILAARRGKIKYLPDVMAVYRKNLASYSHTDSHEDKLFLWNRIFMYNKLNEETGFKFNDRFKRNIARYYFMLLNSKQYKNRYFKNFPIIFKYIQLTFPNIPNLKLVLRDHLIPPLVMDSIRKVKKAFGLIPSE; translated from the coding sequence ATGGTTGCAAACCCAATGGTAAGTGTCGTGATGATAACTTACAATCATGAGTTGTTCATTGAAGAATCTCTTCTTTCAATATTAAATCAGGAAACTAGTTTTGAATATGAGGTAATTGTCGGGAATGATCATTCTACAGACAAGACCGATAGCATAGTTCAAAGTATTATTGAAACTCACCCCAAAGGCTATAGAGTTAACTACTATAATAACAATCCCAACCTGGGTGTTACCACCAATTCAAAAAAGGCTTTGGATATGGTGCGTGGCAAATACATGGCTCTTTGTGAAGGGGATGATTTTTGGATAGACAATCAAAAACTTCAAAAACAAGTGGACTTTCTTGAGCAAAACGATGATTTTGCTATTTGTTTTCATAACACTAGAGTCGATTATTTTGACAAGAAGGTACCTTCGTACTATGTCAATGAAAACATTGAAAAAGATGTTTTTACCTTGGACGACATGATAGGAGAAGATGAGATCTGGTTTACGGCTACAGCCAGTTTGATGATTCGTTCAGCAGCCTACGGCAAAACACCAGACTGGCTTTTGACATCAAAAAGTGGAGACATTCCAATCATTATTTTGGCGGCAAGGCGTGGTAAAATTAAATATTTGCCCGATGTTATGGCGGTTTATAGGAAAAACTTGGCCAGTTATAGCCATACAGATAGCCATGAAGATAAATTATTCCTATGGAATCGGATTTTCATGTATAACAAATTAAATGAAGAAACGGGCTTTAAGTTTAATGATAGGTTTAAAAGGAATATTGCCAGGTACTATTTTATGCTGTTAAATTCAAAACAGTACAAGAACAGGTATTTTAAGAATTTCCCTATCATTTTTAAATATATTCAACTTACTTTTCCTAATATTCCAAACCTGAAATTGGTGTTAAGGGACCATTTGATACCACCTTTGGTAATGGATTCCATTAGAAAAGTAAAGAAGGCATTTGGTCTTATCCCTTCTGAGTGA
- a CDS encoding aspartate aminotransferase family protein, with protein sequence MKTFNVYPVYDITPVKAAGSKLWDDKGVEYLDLYGGHAVISIGHSHPHYVKAIQEQVGKLGFYSNSVKMPLQDELALKLGELSGLPDYSLFLANSGAEANENALKLASFQNGRKNIIAFSKGFHGRTSAAVAVTDNPKIQAPINFSEHVTILPFNDVEAVKAAINGDTCAVIMEGIQGVGGVNVATEEFQKAIRDACDEHGAVYIHDSVQCGYGRSGDFFSFQDTDIKPDIISMAKGMGNGFPVGGILISPKFEAKFGMLGTTFGGNHLACAAAIAVLDVLKSENLIVNAKVLGDYVLESLKPLEEAGKIKELRGKGLMIGIELDYPIKEIREKLIFEDKIFVGASGTNTLRLLPSLGVQKDELDRFIDALKGYL encoded by the coding sequence ATGAAGACATTCAACGTTTATCCAGTATACGATATTACGCCAGTAAAAGCGGCAGGTTCAAAACTTTGGGACGATAAAGGAGTAGAGTATTTAGACCTATATGGAGGGCATGCGGTAATCTCAATTGGCCATTCGCATCCACATTATGTCAAAGCCATTCAGGAGCAAGTTGGTAAATTGGGCTTTTACTCTAATTCGGTAAAAATGCCTTTGCAAGATGAGCTGGCGTTAAAGCTTGGAGAATTATCAGGCTTGCCAGATTACAGTCTGTTTTTGGCAAACTCAGGAGCAGAAGCAAATGAAAATGCTCTAAAATTAGCCTCTTTTCAAAACGGAAGAAAAAACATTATAGCCTTTTCAAAAGGTTTTCATGGAAGAACATCTGCAGCAGTTGCTGTAACCGATAACCCTAAAATTCAGGCTCCTATAAATTTCTCGGAGCACGTAACTATCCTTCCTTTTAATGATGTGGAAGCTGTCAAGGCTGCCATTAATGGAGACACCTGTGCGGTGATTATGGAAGGAATTCAGGGAGTTGGTGGTGTAAACGTGGCTACGGAGGAATTTCAAAAGGCAATTAGAGACGCATGTGATGAGCATGGAGCTGTTTATATTCATGATAGCGTACAGTGTGGTTACGGTAGGTCAGGGGATTTCTTTAGCTTTCAAGACACAGATATAAAGCCAGACATTATTTCTATGGCAAAAGGAATGGGGAATGGCTTTCCTGTAGGTGGTATTCTTATTTCTCCAAAGTTTGAGGCTAAGTTCGGAATGCTTGGAACCACTTTTGGCGGGAATCATTTAGCTTGTGCCGCTGCTATTGCCGTTTTAGACGTGCTAAAATCGGAGAATTTAATTGTCAATGCGAAGGTTCTAGGAGATTATGTTTTAGAAAGTTTAAAGCCTTTAGAGGAAGCAGGTAAAATAAAAGAACTCAGAGGAAAAGGCTTGATGATAGGCATAGAGCTAGACTACCCAATAAAAGAAATTAGAGAGAAATTGATTTTTGAAGATAAAATTTTCGTTGGAGCTTCTGGAACAAACACCCTAAGATTATTGCCAAGTTTAGGTGTTCAGAAAGACGAGTTAGATAGGTTTATTGACGCCTTGAAGGGTTATCTCTAA
- a CDS encoding acyl carrier protein, producing the protein MDIEEFIQLFAEQFDETEVSEFKPETEFRQLEEWDSMVALMIIAMVDEEYGVKVSGDDIRNSATIKDLMDVVASKK; encoded by the coding sequence ATGGATATAGAAGAATTTATTCAGCTTTTTGCAGAGCAATTTGATGAAACAGAAGTTTCAGAATTTAAACCTGAGACAGAATTTAGACAACTGGAAGAGTGGGATTCTATGGTAGCATTAATGATAATTGCTATGGTAGATGAGGAATACGGCGTTAAAGTAAGTGGAGATGATATTAGAAACTCTGCCACAATTAAAGACTTGATGGATGTAGTTGCTTCAAAAAAATAA
- the argC gene encoding N-acetyl-gamma-glutamyl-phosphate reductase: MQAIKVGIIGGAGYTGGELLRILINHPNVEIVFINSVSQVGKLASDTHKDLFGETDLRFSNEKNFEAVDVIFLCSGHGQSEKFLKENEVPITVKIIDLSTDFRDESEGFTYGLPELQKEKIEASHKIANPGCFATSIQLAVLPLAKAGLLTDDLHVSAVTGSTGAGQSPSATGHFSWRNSNISVYKAFTHQHLKEITQSLKSLQASFDTTINFIPYRGNFTRGIMANVYTSFNGTLEEATELFTSFYKDAPFVHVSENTIDLKMVVNTNKCVLQLQKHEDKLLVTSIIDNLTKGASGQAVQNMNLIFGLEETTGLHLKPVGF; the protein is encoded by the coding sequence ATGCAAGCCATCAAAGTAGGTATCATTGGTGGGGCGGGTTATACTGGAGGAGAACTTCTAAGAATCCTTATTAACCACCCTAACGTCGAAATTGTTTTTATTAATTCTGTAAGTCAAGTAGGCAAATTAGCCTCTGATACACATAAAGACCTTTTTGGAGAAACGGATTTACGCTTTTCTAATGAGAAGAATTTTGAAGCGGTAGATGTTATTTTTCTTTGTTCGGGCCATGGTCAATCAGAGAAGTTTTTGAAAGAAAACGAAGTGCCGATAACAGTAAAAATCATTGACTTAAGCACAGACTTTCGTGACGAAAGCGAGGGCTTTACTTATGGTTTGCCGGAGCTACAAAAAGAGAAAATTGAAGCAAGTCATAAAATTGCAAACCCAGGTTGTTTTGCTACTTCAATCCAATTAGCTGTTTTGCCTTTGGCCAAAGCAGGTTTGTTAACTGATGACCTTCACGTGAGTGCTGTTACTGGTTCTACTGGAGCGGGTCAATCACCAAGTGCTACAGGCCATTTCAGTTGGAGGAATAGTAATATCTCAGTTTACAAGGCTTTTACGCACCAGCATTTAAAAGAAATTACGCAGAGTTTGAAATCTCTTCAGGCTAGTTTTGATACTACTATTAATTTTATTCCATATCGCGGAAATTTCACGCGTGGTATTATGGCAAATGTGTACACTAGCTTTAATGGTACTTTAGAAGAAGCTACGGAATTGTTTACTTCTTTCTACAAAGACGCTCCATTTGTACATGTTTCTGAAAATACCATTGACCTAAAAATGGTGGTCAATACCAATAAATGTGTTCTTCAATTACAAAAACACGAAGACAAACTATTGGTAACAAGTATTATTGACAATTTGACCAAAGGTGCTTCAGGGCAAGCGGTACAAAACATGAACTTAATTTTTGGTTTAGAAGAAACTACTGGGCTACATCTTAAACCGGTAGGTTTTTAA
- the lgt gene encoding prolipoprotein diacylglyceryl transferase, protein MLLAEIIWDINPTIIKIGEFELRWYGLMFAGGFLLGYQVITKIFKEEGKPEKDLDALLLTMILATVLGARIGHYVFYEWQHFGEDPLKFMADMLIPPYAGLASHGAGFGIVFALWFYSRKRADQSFLWILDRVAVTVALVGFFIRFGNLMNSEIVGKPTDVPWAFNFLRNFEFAQVPRHPSQLYEALSCLVLFVIMYSLWNKYKANLPDGLLSGIFFVWIFVLRFFYEFLKENQEAFEEGMSLNMGQILSIPMVLFGIFLLFKANENAKKKLNGVS, encoded by the coding sequence ATGTTACTAGCTGAAATCATTTGGGACATCAATCCCACTATTATTAAAATTGGAGAATTCGAGCTTCGATGGTACGGTCTTATGTTTGCCGGAGGTTTCCTCTTAGGCTATCAGGTTATTACCAAAATCTTTAAAGAAGAAGGTAAGCCAGAGAAAGACCTAGACGCTCTTTTACTAACCATGATTTTAGCGACTGTTCTTGGAGCTAGAATTGGTCATTATGTATTTTACGAATGGCAGCACTTTGGCGAAGACCCTCTGAAATTTATGGCAGACATGCTGATTCCTCCTTATGCTGGCTTGGCTAGTCATGGAGCTGGATTCGGTATCGTATTCGCTTTATGGTTCTATTCTAGGAAACGAGCAGACCAATCTTTTTTATGGATACTAGACCGCGTAGCGGTGACAGTAGCTCTTGTTGGCTTTTTCATCCGTTTTGGAAACTTGATGAACTCTGAGATAGTAGGTAAGCCTACAGATGTGCCCTGGGCATTTAACTTTTTAAGAAACTTTGAGTTTGCTCAGGTTCCAAGACACCCATCGCAGCTTTATGAAGCACTATCATGCTTAGTGCTGTTTGTGATTATGTACAGCCTTTGGAATAAATACAAAGCTAATTTACCAGACGGTTTGCTTTCAGGAATCTTCTTCGTTTGGATTTTTGTTTTAAGATTCTTTTATGAGTTCTTAAAGGAAAACCAAGAAGCTTTTGAAGAAGGCATGTCTTTAAACATGGGTCAGATTCTGAGTATTCCAATGGTACTATTTGGAATATTCCTACTCTTTAAGGCCAATGAAAACGCCAAAAAGAAATTGAACGGGGTTTCATAA
- a CDS encoding 3-oxoacyl-ACP synthase III family protein yields the protein MAAFIKAISYYLPETILTNEELVKEFPEWTVEKVAKKVGISQRHIAAEDEFVSDMAVSAGRRLFEENKINPSEIDFVLLCTQSPDYFLPATACIVQDKLGIPKTAGALDYNQGCSGYVYGLALAKGLIAAGVAKNILLITSETYSKHIQKSDKGNRTIFGDAASASLISTDGFAEIGAFELGTDGSGYDDLIVKNGGMKSPKIGDESSDDYLYMNGSGVFNFTIAAVPGLINETLKKNGVEDITGIDWFVFHQANSFMLNHLRKKVGIEKENFLMHMENCGNTVSSTLPIVLKEHKESFKSGDKVVLAGFGVGYSWGGTMLTVV from the coding sequence ATGGCAGCCTTTATAAAAGCGATATCTTATTATTTGCCAGAAACGATTTTGACTAATGAAGAGTTGGTCAAAGAGTTTCCAGAGTGGACTGTTGAGAAAGTGGCGAAAAAGGTAGGCATAAGTCAAAGGCACATTGCCGCTGAAGATGAGTTTGTGTCTGACATGGCGGTTTCTGCCGGTCGAAGACTTTTTGAAGAAAATAAAATAAACCCTTCTGAAATTGATTTTGTGTTGCTTTGCACGCAAAGTCCAGATTATTTTTTACCTGCCACGGCCTGTATAGTTCAAGATAAATTAGGAATTCCTAAAACGGCTGGAGCCTTGGATTATAATCAAGGTTGCTCAGGTTATGTTTATGGCTTGGCTTTAGCCAAAGGCTTAATTGCGGCTGGTGTGGCGAAAAACATTTTGTTAATTACCTCTGAAACCTATTCTAAACATATTCAAAAATCTGATAAAGGAAATCGGACTATTTTTGGAGATGCAGCTTCTGCAAGTTTAATAAGTACAGATGGTTTTGCGGAGATAGGAGCGTTTGAATTAGGAACAGATGGAAGTGGTTATGATGATTTGATTGTCAAAAATGGTGGAATGAAGTCTCCTAAAATAGGGGATGAGTCATCGGACGACTATTTATATATGAATGGTTCAGGAGTTTTTAATTTTACCATTGCTGCGGTTCCTGGACTAATTAATGAGACATTAAAGAAAAACGGAGTAGAAGATATCACAGGAATAGATTGGTTTGTATTTCATCAAGCCAACTCCTTTATGCTTAATCACCTTAGAAAGAAGGTGGGAATTGAAAAAGAAAACTTTTTGATGCATATGGAAAACTGTGGGAATACAGTTTCTTCGACCTTACCAATTGTATTAAAAGAACACAAAGAGAGCTTTAAGAGTGGCGACAAAGTTGTTTTAGCTGGTTTTGGGGTTGGATACTCTTGGGGTGGAACAATGCTTACTGTCGTTTAA